In Saccharothrix violaceirubra, the following are encoded in one genomic region:
- a CDS encoding sensor histidine kinase codes for MAHLPPAFGSLRRSAARAAVVVACALAVAEVIRLLLTDLSPHRVAMAAAVVPATALQLHRFTPSSAKPRFAAFGVLVVLVFAPVLSAREPWIALPGFVAAAALGVFAVVPGLVIATATVVASGATHLGGGPNAVVSGVVATTLAALVLYGPTWLATAADPDSARSAVAAERRRVARDLHDLLGSGLSAITVQGELANRLLPEDPLRAKECVTEVVDIARHALGDVRSLALEFRTPSVPEVFASARALLTAAQVAVRLDVDDREVPEPAATVVAKLVREGVTNVVRHSRATRCEIALRRDGRGLELDIVNDGAPACAGMPGSGVRNMTERVREIGGVLTVERLDGDLFRLRARVPLGASGGLTG; via the coding sequence GTGGCACACCTTCCTCCCGCGTTCGGGTCGCTACGCCGGAGCGCCGCACGGGCCGCCGTCGTCGTCGCGTGCGCACTGGCCGTCGCCGAGGTGATCCGGCTGCTGCTCACCGATCTTTCCCCGCACCGGGTCGCGATGGCCGCGGCGGTGGTGCCGGCGACCGCCCTGCAGTTGCACCGGTTCACGCCATCGTCGGCGAAACCCCGGTTCGCGGCGTTCGGTGTGCTGGTGGTCCTGGTGTTCGCGCCGGTGCTGTCGGCGCGGGAGCCGTGGATCGCGTTGCCCGGGTTCGTCGCGGCGGCGGCACTGGGCGTGTTCGCGGTGGTCCCCGGCCTGGTGATCGCGACGGCGACGGTCGTCGCCTCGGGCGCGACGCACCTGGGCGGCGGGCCGAACGCCGTAGTGTCCGGTGTCGTCGCGACCACGCTGGCCGCGCTCGTGCTGTACGGCCCGACCTGGCTCGCGACCGCCGCGGACCCCGACTCCGCGCGGTCGGCGGTGGCCGCCGAACGCCGTCGGGTGGCCCGCGATCTGCACGACCTGCTCGGTTCCGGGTTGTCGGCGATCACCGTGCAGGGCGAGTTGGCGAACCGGCTGCTGCCGGAGGACCCGCTGCGCGCCAAGGAGTGCGTGACCGAGGTCGTGGACATCGCGCGGCACGCGTTGGGCGACGTCCGTTCCCTGGCGTTGGAGTTCCGGACGCCGTCCGTGCCCGAGGTGTTCGCGTCGGCGCGGGCGTTGCTGACGGCGGCCCAGGTCGCCGTGCGCCTGGACGTCGACGACCGCGAGGTTCCCGAGCCCGCCGCGACCGTGGTGGCCAAGCTGGTGCGCGAGGGCGTGACGAACGTGGTCCGGCACAGCCGGGCGACCCGGTGCGAGATCGCGTTGCGGCGTGACGGCCGAGGTCTGGAGCTGGACATCGTGAACGACGGCGCCCCCGCGTGCGCGGGCATGCCCGGCAGCGGCGTGCGGAACATGACCGAACGCGTGCGCGAGATCGGCGGCGTGCTCACGGTCGAACGCCTCGACGGCGACCTGTTCCGCCTGCGCGCCCGGGTTCCCCTGGGCGCGTCCGGCGGGCTGACCGGCTAG